The genomic region GCAAAAAGGGTTTTACTGCAGGCCAAGCCTGAAAACTTCCTCCTGGCATAAGAGCTGGTCCGTGCAAAGCTCCTTCCTCTCCTCCAGAAACGCCTGTACCTACATAGTACATTCCTTTTTTTTCAACTTCATGGACTCTTCGGTCGGTATCCAGATAATTTGAGTTTCCTCCGTCGATGATGATATCACCAGGTGCAAGAAGCGGTAACAGAAGATCAATCATCTGGTCAATTGGTTTTCCTGCTTTTACCATAAGGAATATTTTCCTAGGCTTTTCGAGGGAATTGACAAACTCCGGCAAGCTATGTGTTGCAATAAAATTCTTTCCTTTCCCTTTACCGGCCATAAAAATATCGACTTTTGTCATGGTCCGGTTACATATGGCTACGGTAAAACCGTTGTGTTCTAAATTCAATGCTAGGTTTTCGCCCATTACGGCAAGACCGAACAGACCTATTGAAGCTTTCATTTTTTCCTACCTTTTTTATATAATTATTGTCTGCAGAATATTCTGTCAGCTTTTTCTCTTGGCTATGGCTTCTCTCATTTTGTTTAGATTATTCATACCTCTTTTACCCAATATCTGCATTATTTCAACATATAATATGTTTACTATAGTGGAGTAAGCGATATTTGAAGTAAAAGCTTCAGCTACGATATTGCTATGGAACAGACTGTCCGTGAAAGAAATATCAGCCATTTTTGCAAGGGGAGAGGATGGATAACTTGTAAAGGCTATGATGTAACAACCGTGTGATTTTAATTCTTCCGAAAGTGAAAGTATATCATAATTTGAACCTGTATGGCTGAACACCAGTCCTACATCATCAGTTCCGGCCTGTGATGCAAGCATTAATTGCATATGGAAGTCCTCCGCAAATTGGCAGGGAATTCCACTTCGTATGAATTTATGAAATGCGTCTCTGGCAGCAATATTGGAACCTCCCAATCCAAACAGGAATACTGATTTGCTTTGTGCAATTCGCTGTGCAACTTTTTTGATAGCCTGAGGATCTATCAACTTGTAGGTTTCCTCAAGTATTTTTATAGTATGGTTGAACACAAGGTTGGAAACACTTTGCTTGCCTGTTATTTCTATTTCAAAAAGTTGCTGGGAATCTGTTGTGGATTCTTTTGCCAATGCAATACGGAAAGCCTGGTAACCAGGAAATCCGAGTTTTTTCACAAAACGTACCAGGGTTGTTTGACTGATGCCGATATTTCTTGCTAACTCTTCAATGCTTGGATTAACCGAGTCTTGAGGATGCATAAGAATATAATCGGCGACTTGCCTTTCTTTTTTAGTGAAATTAGGTAAATTACTTTTTATTGCATAGATGGCACTGATCATTTTTGAGCTCCTTTGTCAGTATGCAATAAAAGAAAAATTTATTCAATAAAAAAAATTTTCTTTTATAAATAAAATGAAAATGTCACTACCTATCATTTCCATGCCGGAAACTTCCATCAGAAGACAATCATAGCAAAGACGTAAAATGGAAAGGAGAGGCATACAGCTATCGGAAAGATTTGGTACCTTGTTTTTGTTATGAATTTAATCTTTTTATATAAAAGAAATTATGGTATAATTAGCCATCTCTAAGGTACTGAATCAGTAAAACAGTTGCTGTTTTTCCTGAGTATGCACAAAAGGCTCCGGATATGAAGGATCTGCCGTTTTCTATTTGTTCAACTGGGTGATAATGTCCAAATTATGGCCGATATTTTGCAAATGTATGGTGGCATTTCCTTTTGCTTTTTCAGGCTCTTTATTCTTGATTGCATCATAGATGGCCTGGTGATCCTTATAGGTTTCCCATGCATTGGCAATTGGAAGGAAATGTTTTACCAGATGTTTCAGACAGATAGCAGTCTGGTTATACAATATCTCATTATGGGTACTTCTTGCTATGAGCTTATGGAAACGTAAATCTTCAAGTTGATATTGTTTTGTGTCTTCTTTGTCTAGCAGTTCTTTTTGGATTCGCAAGGAATTCTCAAGTAAATCAAGATCATCCGAAGTCGCCCTGAGCGCTGCCAGGTAAGCTACATCGGCTTCACAGATCTTACGGCACTCGTATGCCTTCTGGTAGTCGATGCTGTTGATTACCACATACAAGTTATACTTTGCAATGAATTCATTGAGAAGTTTTGTATCACTGGTCAAGTATGTTCCATATCCCGGATGTATTTCAACAATTTTTACAAAAGCCAAGGATTTCAAGGCTTCACGGAGAGAAGTCCTGCTGATGCCAAGTTGCAGGGCAAGCTCACGTTCACTTGTAAGTTTATCACCTGGGGACAGAATCCTTTCATCTACCATACGAATGATGACAGATATAATTTCATCTACAAGTGTTGTTTTCTTGACAGTATTAAACTTCATATGTCCATGCTCCCCTTAGTCAGTGCACAATCGGAAAACCAGCGTAAGTAATTAGTATCACGATATTCTAGGTATGATAACCATACCGCCATATGTATAGTAGATGTTTTGACTGCAGAGGACAAGGGAGAGAATAAAAATATGTCAAAAAAAAGTTGACAAGATGATAAAAAAGCTTATTATGGACACATGGTATGGCCATCATACCAGTAAAGGAGTGAGTATGAAAAAGCTTTTTACTTGTTTTTTGATTGCGCTGTTAGGAATGTCTGTCGTAGTTGCACAAGGTAAAACCGAATCTACGAAAAACATTTCCTCTTCACAGAGAAGGGTAATAAAGATTGCCCATGCAAATGGAACGACATGGCCTGGGCATAAGGGACTTGTGAAAATGAAAGAGGTGCTCGATTCAGATCCAAATTGTGACATTACCATTGAAATCCTTCCGAATGGAGTTCTTGGCGGTGAAAATGAAGTGCTCCAACAAGTAATCCTTGGAACAACTGATGCTTCTCTTCTTACAGGATTAGGTTTCTGGCAAGGAATGGATGAGAGGACTGCGGTTGATGAAATGCCTTTCTTTTTTACGACAAAGGAGCAAGCCAGAAACGCCTATGATGGTAGATTCGGTAATCGAATAAAGGCGATACTCGATGCAACAGGTGTAAAAACCATTAATTTCTGGGAATCAGGGTTCAGACATTTTACAAACAATATAAGACCGATAGTGAAGCCTGAAGATATGAAGGGCATCAAATTCAGATCATATCAAGGGGAATATCGTATGGCTATGTTCAAAGCTTTAGGAGCTACGGCCGTACCTATGGCTTTGACTGAAGTTTTTGCTGCACTTCAGCAAGGGACTGTTGACGGGCAGGAGAATCCACTTCCGATGATTGAGGCCAACAAATTCTATGAGGTCCAAAAATATCTTTCTCTGTCAGGGCATATCTATAATACCTCTACGCTGATTATCAATCCAAAATTATGGAATTCTCTTTCTGACGAAGACAAGAAAGCTTTCAATACAGCTGCTCAGGCCGGTTGCAAGGAATGCAGAAACCTGATGGATGAAGAAGACAGGACTATCATCGAAAAATTCAAGGCTGCAGGAATGCAGGTCAATGAAGTAGATAAGGCTGCTTTTGCAAAAGCAATGCAACCCATATATGACAAGTACATCAATGCCTGCGGTGATGAACTTATAAAATTAGGTCAGGAATATACCAAATAATCAAAAGAAGATCAGGAAAAAGAAAAATGAGGAAGTTCATCGAGTATTCCAAAAGGCTATTGGAAATTGTCTGCGGTATCCTGCTGATTGCATTGACAATTGTAATCTTTGCCCAGGTATTCAGCAGATTTGTCTTACATCATTCTTTTGCATGGGCAGAAGAAGCTTCCATTTACATGATGATTTGGATGGTCTTCCTGGGAACTTCAGTAAATGTCCTAAAAGAATCAAATATCCGTATTGATTTCTTCATTCGACTTTTTCCTGAAAGTGTCCAGAAAATCATTGGCATCGTATCAGATCTGATTTGTATCGGCTTCATTGCAATACTGTGCCGACAATCATTTTTGATTGTAAAATTGAATCTGCATAATTTGGCAGCAGGAATCAAGATACCAATTGCGGTCATGTATGCAGGATTCTCAGTAAGTGCAATCATAATGGTTTTGTATTTTCTGATTCGAATAGGTGTCTGTCTCAAACATTTCCCAAAAGCCAAGTGTAAAGGTCAGGTAGAAATAAATGATTAGTGTACTTTTTATAACTTTGTTGGTCATGTTGATCATTGGAGTCCCTGTCGGATTTTCCGTCATGATCTGTTGCATGAGCTTTTTGATGGCTGATGGAACGACTCCGTTGGTAATTGTTGCCCAAAAAATGGTTGATGGTATCGGTTCCTTTACTTATCTTGCAATGCCGTTGTTTATTTTTTCAGGAAATCTGATGATTTATGGAAGTACGCCCCGATTGATGAAATTTGCCAATTTGCTTCTTCATCGTGTTCCTGGTGGTTTGGGCGCAGCAGGAATCGGTGCATGTGGATTGTTCGGATGTGTTTCAGGTTCCGGAGTTGCTACGACAGCAGCAATTGGTTCAGTTGTCGGGCCGGAGATGATCAGTAAAGGCTATGATAAAGGATATACGGCTTCCATTATTGCTGCATCAGGCACACTTGGAGGTATCATACCTCCTAGTATTACGCTGGTACTGTATGCAGTTGCCACAAATCTGTCAATTGGAAACATGTTGCTCTGTGGATTTGTTCCGAGCATGCTGTGTGTGGTCGGTTTCATTTTCCTCAATGTGATAATCTCGAAACGAAGAGGATACGGGGTTGGCTCTGAGGGTGATTACAATTATACGGGCAAAGAAAAACTTAAGATCATCGGAGACGCCGTTTTACCTTTGTTTACGCCATTGATTATTCTTGGGAGCGTATTGTTTGGAATTGCTACTGCTACTGAATCAGCAGTCGTGGCAACTGTCTATGCAGCAATCCTTTCAATATGTGTATACAAGGAACTGGGACTTAAACAATTCTTCAAAGCTGCAGAGGAGAGTGCTATATCTGCAGCATCCATCATGATTATCATTTCTGCTGCTTCACCTTTCGGTTGGATTATGACTTCAAAGAATGTAACTTCAGCAATGGCACAGTTCATTATGAAGATAAGTTCTGAACCTTTGGTGGTGTATAGCCTGATAATTGTACTGTTGATTTTTTTGGGTACGTTCATGGAAGGTCTGAGTACCATTGCAGTCCTTTCTCCGATGTTGCTTCCGATCGTGCAGAATTATGGTATGAATCCTTATCATTTTGGTATCCTCATTGCAATCGCTACTTGCATTGGTTCCTGTACGCCACCCATGGCTACCTGTTTGTTTACTTCTTGTAGAACGCTGAAACTGGAAGTGTCAGATACCTTCCCTGATATTTTTATAGTCTGCGGATATTTCATCATTATGGAATTCATTCTTCTATTGGTACCGCAGATTACGACATTTATCCTGAATTTCGTTTGATTGTCAATTTTACTTTGGAGAAAATACTATGAAAAAAATCAGAACTGCCATTATTGGCTGTGGTAAGGTCGCGGCTTCCCATGCCCAGGCATACCAGGACATTCCTGCTTCTGAATTCACTGCTGTATGCGATGTGGACGAAAGAAGAGTACATGGATTTGCCCAGGGCCATGGGGTAAAAGGCTATACAAGCATTACCAAGATGATTGAAGACGAAGGAATTGAAGCCGTCAGTGTCTGTACTCCGCATCCTATACATGTCAAAGCATGTGTTGAAGCTGCAAGTTGTGGTTGCAACGTAATAGTCGAAAAACCTTTTGCAGTGAACAAGGCTGATTGTGATGCGATGATTGAAGCAGGCGAAAAAAACAATGTTCTTATCGGAACTGTTTTCCAAAGAAGGTTTTATGCCCCATGTCAAAGGATAAAAAAGGCAATTGTGGATGGAAAGATCGGCAAACCGGTCCTGGGAAATGTAACAATGCTGGGATGGCGGGATAAAAGATATTATGCATCTGACCCATGGCGTGGTACGTGGAAAGGAGAAGCTGGAGGAGTTCTGCCGACACAGGCCTGCCATCAATTGGATTTGCTTCTTTGGTTCATGGATTCCGATATTGCTGAAGTATACGGGACATGGAGGAATTTCAACCATCCGTATATTGAAGTAGAGGATACTGCCATAGCTGTCATAAAATTCAAGAATGGAGCGGTTGCAACAGTGACGGCAAGCAACTCACAGAATCCTGCACTGTTTGGGAAAGTCCGGATAAGTGGTGATAATGGTGCAACGGTAGGTGTCCAGACAGATGGTGGCGCTATGTTCATTGCTGGTATGACTCCAATTACTGAATCTCCTTACAATGATATCTGGACCGTAGATGGTGAAGAAGGTTGCCTTGATTTATGGAAAAAAGAAGACCATGACAGGTTTTTCAAAAATGATCCTACAGAGCATTATCACAGGTTGCAAATTGAAGATTTTATCCATGCAGTGATTGAAAAACGTAGTCCGCTGGTAAGTGGTATTGATGGAAGGAAGTCTGCAGAACTGATGCAGGCAATTTATCAGAGTTCAAAATTAGATAGACCAGTGAAATTTCCTCTGGAATTTTGAAAGATGAAGCTTGGTTTCAATGAAGCGACAGGAATGGGCTGTTCGGACTTGGAGACAGATATTCGCTTATGCTGGAAAGCTGGATTCGATTATCTTGAAATCCGTTTGGATATGCTGCATGACTATTTGCTTACTGGTACATTTGATGATTTACGGTCTTTATTGGAAAAATATCCGATCAAGCCCCATGCGTTGAATGCTGTATATATTGACTCTGGTTTGATCACGTCATACCAAGACTCTCAGTTGCAGCTCAATGAGTTGTTGGCACAGTTTCAACATGTTTGTTCCGAAGCAAAGGAAATAGGCTCAAACTATGTAATTGTCGTGCCTCCCTTGGAAAAGACAGATTTTTCTACGCTTTTTAGGATTGATTGGAAAACTGTTTGTAAGAAATGTACCGACATACTCAAATGGATGTCAGATATAGCTTGCAGATATTCGGTGAATATTTGCTTTGAACCTGTCGGAGCGCCTAAAAGCAGCGTTCGGTCAATTGCCCAGGCGAATATGATCATCAACTTGGTAAACAGGCTTAATGTCGGTTTTGTACTGGATGCATATAACCTCTATATGTACCACATGTCGAGTGACTATGGTGATATCGCAACGTTGCCGCCGGAAAAAATCTTTGCTGTCCATATCAACAATGCAGATGCAGTCAAGCCAAGCCTTGAAGCTAGACGCTTTTGTGATTCAGGAGTAATTGATTTGGGCTTTTTCTTGTCTGAAATCAAGAAGAAAAACTATCAGGGTATGGTTTCTATTGAAACATTCAGGCCGGAATACTGGGAAATGACACCAGAAATCGTCATCAACAGAGCCTATCAGACGACCCATGAGATTTTGGAACATTACCAATGTATGTAGTGGCAGGAGAAAAAATATGTCAATTTATGATCAACTGTTAAAATCTGTAAAAATTCCGAAATTTGTAAAGGTCCATTATAATATTCAGCAATCTTGCATCAGAGAACCCGCTGAAGAAACACAAAAGGTCATTGATGCCAGCAAGGTTATGGATGTCATCAATCCTGGAGCTTCTGTATGTATCGCTTGTGGAAGCAGGGAAATTGCGAATCTGAAGACGATTGTAAAAAATGTTGTAGCAAAGGTAAAGGGAAAAGGGGGGATACCCTTTATTATACCGGCAATGGGTAGCCATGGTGGAGCGACAGCTGCAGGGCAACGAGAAATATTGGTTACCTATGGACTTGGAGATGCTGATGTCGGTGCACCGAT from Spirochaetia bacterium harbors:
- a CDS encoding TRAP transporter large permease: MISVLFITLLVMLIIGVPVGFSVMICCMSFLMADGTTPLVIVAQKMVDGIGSFTYLAMPLFIFSGNLMIYGSTPRLMKFANLLLHRVPGGLGAAGIGACGLFGCVSGSGVATTAAIGSVVGPEMISKGYDKGYTASIIAASGTLGGIIPPSITLVLYAVATNLSIGNMLLCGFVPSMLCVVGFIFLNVIISKRRGYGVGSEGDYNYTGKEKLKIIGDAVLPLFTPLIILGSVLFGIATATESAVVATVYAAILSICVYKELGLKQFFKAAEESAISAASIMIIISAASPFGWIMTSKNVTSAMAQFIMKISSEPLVVYSLIIVLLIFLGTFMEGLSTIAVLSPMLLPIVQNYGMNPYHFGILIAIATCIGSCTPPMATCLFTSCRTLKLEVSDTFPDIFIVCGYFIIMEFILLLVPQITTFILNFV
- a CDS encoding Gfo/Idh/MocA family oxidoreductase, which codes for MKKIRTAIIGCGKVAASHAQAYQDIPASEFTAVCDVDERRVHGFAQGHGVKGYTSITKMIEDEGIEAVSVCTPHPIHVKACVEAASCGCNVIVEKPFAVNKADCDAMIEAGEKNNVLIGTVFQRRFYAPCQRIKKAIVDGKIGKPVLGNVTMLGWRDKRYYASDPWRGTWKGEAGGVLPTQACHQLDLLLWFMDSDIAEVYGTWRNFNHPYIEVEDTAIAVIKFKNGAVATVTASNSQNPALFGKVRISGDNGATVGVQTDGGAMFIAGMTPITESPYNDIWTVDGEEGCLDLWKKEDHDRFFKNDPTEHYHRLQIEDFIHAVIEKRSPLVSGIDGRKSAELMQAIYQSSKLDRPVKFPLEF
- a CDS encoding TRAP transporter small permease, giving the protein MRKFIEYSKRLLEIVCGILLIALTIVIFAQVFSRFVLHHSFAWAEEASIYMMIWMVFLGTSVNVLKESNIRIDFFIRLFPESVQKIIGIVSDLICIGFIAILCRQSFLIVKLNLHNLAAGIKIPIAVMYAGFSVSAIIMVLYFLIRIGVCLKHFPKAKCKGQVEIND
- the dctP gene encoding TRAP transporter substrate-binding protein DctP, producing the protein MKKLFTCFLIALLGMSVVVAQGKTESTKNISSSQRRVIKIAHANGTTWPGHKGLVKMKEVLDSDPNCDITIEILPNGVLGGENEVLQQVILGTTDASLLTGLGFWQGMDERTAVDEMPFFFTTKEQARNAYDGRFGNRIKAILDATGVKTINFWESGFRHFTNNIRPIVKPEDMKGIKFRSYQGEYRMAMFKALGATAVPMALTEVFAALQQGTVDGQENPLPMIEANKFYEVQKYLSLSGHIYNTSTLIINPKLWNSLSDEDKKAFNTAAQAGCKECRNLMDEEDRTIIEKFKAAGMQVNEVDKAAFAKAMQPIYDKYINACGDELIKLGQEYTK
- a CDS encoding FadR family transcriptional regulator, which produces MKFNTVKKTTLVDEIISVIIRMVDERILSPGDKLTSERELALQLGISRTSLREALKSLAFVKIVEIHPGYGTYLTSDTKLLNEFIAKYNLYVVINSIDYQKAYECRKICEADVAYLAALRATSDDLDLLENSLRIQKELLDKEDTKQYQLEDLRFHKLIARSTHNEILYNQTAICLKHLVKHFLPIANAWETYKDHQAIYDAIKNKEPEKAKGNATIHLQNIGHNLDIITQLNK
- a CDS encoding sugar phosphate isomerase/epimerase encodes the protein MKLGFNEATGMGCSDLETDIRLCWKAGFDYLEIRLDMLHDYLLTGTFDDLRSLLEKYPIKPHALNAVYIDSGLITSYQDSQLQLNELLAQFQHVCSEAKEIGSNYVIVVPPLEKTDFSTLFRIDWKTVCKKCTDILKWMSDIACRYSVNICFEPVGAPKSSVRSIAQANMIINLVNRLNVGFVLDAYNLYMYHMSSDYGDIATLPPEKIFAVHINNADAVKPSLEARRFCDSGVIDLGFFLSEIKKKNYQGMVSIETFRPEYWEMTPEIVINRAYQTTHEILEHYQCM
- a CDS encoding MurR/RpiR family transcriptional regulator encodes the protein MISAIYAIKSNLPNFTKKERQVADYILMHPQDSVNPSIEELARNIGISQTTLVRFVKKLGFPGYQAFRIALAKESTTDSQQLFEIEITGKQSVSNLVFNHTIKILEETYKLIDPQAIKKVAQRIAQSKSVFLFGLGGSNIAARDAFHKFIRSGIPCQFAEDFHMQLMLASQAGTDDVGLVFSHTGSNYDILSLSEELKSHGCYIIAFTSYPSSPLAKMADISFTDSLFHSNIVAEAFTSNIAYSTIVNILYVEIMQILGKRGMNNLNKMREAIAKRKS